The Streptomyces seoulensis genome contains a region encoding:
- a CDS encoding MFS transporter: MGDVSWSAGEVRRARYAVAAVFAVHGAVTGSFATRVPWIQDHAGLSAGQLGFALAFTALGASVAMPLAGRIGHRFGSRTALRGLLALWTLSLVLPALAPNLLTLCVAMFAYGAASGMADVVMNALGVEIERLLGKSIMSGLHGMWSTGALIGSAAGTLAAHLGSDARLHHVLAAAVLTLLGQLVCGWVLDVQPAEDEEPPPRFALPPRSALLIGAVGFCAVFAEGASLDWSAVFLRDRLDGSPGLAAATTTGFMLTMAIARIAGDAVVNRFGAVRTVRTGGLLAGVGGLLVVLADRPPLAMTGFALMGLGIAVVVPLCFAAAGHAGPNPSQAIAGVATITYTSGLIAPSLIGGVAQATSLTVSFVVVTVLACGLAAFAGVLRTAERGGTEVSRRAAAVPGPPS, from the coding sequence ATGGGTGACGTGAGCTGGTCGGCCGGTGAGGTCAGACGCGCCCGGTATGCCGTGGCCGCCGTGTTCGCCGTGCACGGCGCCGTGACGGGCTCCTTCGCCACCCGCGTGCCCTGGATCCAGGACCACGCGGGGCTCAGCGCGGGACAGCTCGGGTTCGCCCTGGCCTTCACCGCGCTCGGCGCCTCCGTCGCGATGCCGCTGGCGGGCCGGATCGGTCACCGCTTCGGCAGCCGTACCGCCCTGCGCGGGCTGCTCGCATTGTGGACGCTCTCCCTGGTGCTGCCCGCGCTGGCGCCGAACCTGCTCACGCTGTGCGTGGCGATGTTCGCCTACGGTGCCGCCTCCGGCATGGCGGACGTGGTGATGAACGCGCTCGGTGTGGAGATCGAGCGGCTGCTCGGCAAGTCGATCATGTCGGGGCTGCACGGCATGTGGAGCACGGGCGCGCTGATCGGCTCGGCGGCGGGCACGCTCGCCGCCCACCTCGGCTCGGACGCCCGGCTCCACCATGTGCTGGCCGCCGCCGTGCTCACCCTGCTCGGCCAACTGGTGTGCGGCTGGGTGCTGGACGTACAGCCCGCCGAGGACGAGGAGCCGCCGCCGAGGTTCGCGCTGCCGCCCCGCTCGGCCCTGCTGATCGGCGCGGTCGGCTTCTGCGCGGTGTTCGCGGAGGGGGCGAGCCTGGACTGGTCGGCGGTGTTCCTGCGGGACCGCCTCGACGGCTCACCGGGCCTCGCGGCGGCCACGACGACCGGGTTCATGCTGACCATGGCCATCGCCCGGATCGCCGGGGACGCGGTGGTGAACCGCTTCGGCGCGGTACGCACCGTACGCACCGGCGGCCTGCTGGCCGGGGTCGGCGGGCTGCTGGTGGTCCTCGCGGACCGGCCGCCGCTGGCCATGACCGGCTTCGCGCTGATGGGGCTCGGTATCGCGGTCGTCGTCCCGCTGTGCTTCGCGGCCGCCGGGCACGCGGGGCCCAACCCGAGCCAGGCCATCGCGGGCGTGGCCACCATCACCTACACCTCGGGGCTGATCGCGCCGAGCCTGATCGGCGGGGTGGCCCAGGCGACCAGTCTGACCGTGTCGTTCGTCGTGGTGACCGTGCTGGCCTGCGGGCTCGCGGCGTTCGCGGGCGTACTGCGCACGGCCGAGCGCGGTGGCACCGAGGTCAGCCGGCGGGCCGCAGCAGTTCCCGGCCCACCGTCCTGA
- a CDS encoding acyl-CoA thioesterase: MTAEAPTAPALPYGQLVPVAVHFDDLDALGLLHNARYPLLVERAWTELWNGHGVRFDGDWAAAGDACNAVRELVIGYEAPVTRPGTYAVHLWLERLGTTGLTYGFRLCSADGTTTYARGTRVLVRLDAATLRPAPWSEAFRTVGRELLRPAG, translated from the coding sequence GTGACCGCCGAAGCCCCGACCGCCCCCGCCCTGCCCTACGGGCAACTCGTCCCCGTCGCCGTGCACTTCGACGACCTGGACGCGCTCGGACTCCTGCACAACGCCCGCTACCCGCTGCTGGTCGAGCGGGCCTGGACCGAGCTGTGGAACGGCCACGGCGTCCGCTTCGACGGCGACTGGGCGGCGGCCGGCGACGCCTGCAACGCGGTGCGCGAACTCGTCATCGGCTATGAGGCGCCCGTCACCCGCCCCGGCACCTACGCCGTCCACCTCTGGCTGGAGCGGCTCGGCACCACCGGCCTCACCTACGGCTTCCGCCTCTGCTCGGCCGACGGCACCACGACCTACGCCCGCGGCACCCGCGTACTGGTCCGGCTGGACGCGGCCACGCTGCGGCCCGCGCCCTGGAGCGAGGCGTTCAGGACGGTGGGCCGGGAACTGCTGCGGCCCGCCGGCTGA
- a CDS encoding bifunctional 3,4-dihydroxy-2-butanone-4-phosphate synthase/GTP cyclohydrolase II, with protein sequence MTSAPPLHPGDSVEDFPLDPVEQAIADIAAGRPVVVVDDEDRENEGDLVIAAEKVTPEIVAFMMSECRGLICAPMEGAELDRLRLPQMVEDNTESMKTAFTVSVDASPAHGVTTGISATDRATTLKLLASGTAEPTDLVRPGHIFPLRAREGGVLVRDGHTEAAVDLARLAGLRPAGAIVEIAGEDGRMLRLPELIPFARKHGLTIISIADLVTHLRAPEAAAERDQAVVAAAPTVRREAETSLPTRHGTFTAYGYRAPDGVEHVALVHGDLGDGTGVLARVHSECLTGDVFASLRCDCGPQLDAALARIHAEGRGVVVYLRGHEGRGIGLLSKLRAYELQERGRDTLDANLELGLPADARDYAAGAQILADLGVRDVRLMTNNPDKTDALTRHGIRVTGREPMPVHADEHNVRYLRTKRDRMGHDLPWLDTPAVSTCGNQ encoded by the coding sequence ATGACCTCGGCACCCCCGCTGCACCCCGGTGACAGCGTCGAAGACTTCCCGCTCGACCCCGTCGAGCAGGCGATCGCCGACATCGCCGCGGGCCGCCCCGTCGTCGTCGTGGACGACGAGGACCGCGAGAACGAGGGCGACCTCGTCATCGCCGCCGAGAAGGTCACCCCCGAGATCGTCGCCTTCATGATGAGCGAGTGCCGGGGCCTGATCTGCGCCCCCATGGAGGGCGCGGAACTCGACCGGCTGCGGCTGCCGCAGATGGTCGAGGACAACACCGAGTCGATGAAGACCGCCTTCACCGTCTCCGTGGACGCCTCCCCGGCGCACGGCGTGACCACCGGCATCTCCGCCACCGACCGCGCCACCACCCTGAAGCTGCTGGCGAGCGGCACCGCCGAGCCCACCGACCTGGTGCGCCCCGGCCACATCTTCCCGCTGCGCGCCAGGGAGGGCGGCGTCCTGGTCCGCGACGGCCACACCGAGGCCGCCGTCGACCTCGCCCGCCTCGCAGGGCTCCGTCCCGCCGGGGCGATCGTGGAGATCGCCGGTGAGGACGGCCGCATGCTGCGCCTGCCCGAGCTGATCCCCTTCGCCCGCAAGCACGGCCTGACGATCATCTCCATCGCGGACCTCGTCACCCACCTGCGCGCCCCCGAGGCCGCGGCCGAGCGGGATCAGGCCGTGGTCGCCGCCGCGCCCACCGTCCGCCGCGAGGCCGAGACCAGCCTGCCCACCCGCCACGGCACCTTCACCGCCTACGGCTACCGGGCCCCCGACGGCGTCGAACACGTCGCCCTCGTCCACGGCGACCTCGGCGACGGCACCGGCGTACTCGCCCGCGTCCACTCCGAGTGCCTCACCGGCGACGTCTTCGCCTCCCTGCGCTGCGACTGCGGCCCCCAGTTGGACGCGGCCCTCGCCCGCATCCACGCCGAGGGCCGGGGCGTCGTCGTCTACCTGCGCGGGCACGAGGGACGCGGCATCGGCCTGCTGTCCAAGCTGCGCGCCTACGAACTCCAGGAGCGCGGCCGGGACACCCTGGACGCCAACCTGGAACTCGGCCTGCCCGCCGACGCCCGCGACTACGCGGCCGGCGCCCAGATCCTCGCCGACCTCGGCGTGCGCGACGTCCGCCTGATGACCAACAACCCCGACAAGACCGACGCGCTCACCCGGCACGGCATCCGTGTCACCGGCCGCGAGCCGATGCCGGTCCACGCCGACGAGCACAACGTCCGGTACCTGCGCACCAAGCGCGACCGGATGGGCCACGACCTGCCCTGGCTGGACACCCCCGCCGTGTCCACCTGTGGCAACCAGTAA
- a CDS encoding CHAP domain-containing protein, whose product MSVETMVHAVERWIGTGEPNEIQRWYEQRNGSAYRGNWPWCDATMTRAAIEAGEYDAVCFGTDFAYTVAHAQRFKEAGAWHAMTTGIAKSGIRRGDIVFFDWDGSSSIGAIDHVGIVTGVSADKRYVFTVEGNTANVCARRVRTVQEIAGFGRPAYKPEPKKPTTTSPGTGSKRPQVSLAKLVAAFEKDAPKKGTPVSYAPTEYVEDALVAEGLLAKRYADGHAGTATRSGYALLQQRYGYHGDDANGIPGMASLKRLGKAHGFDVVA is encoded by the coding sequence ATGAGCGTCGAGACCATGGTGCACGCGGTCGAGCGCTGGATCGGGACCGGCGAGCCCAACGAAATCCAACGCTGGTACGAGCAGCGCAACGGCAGCGCCTACCGGGGCAACTGGCCGTGGTGCGACGCCACGATGACCCGCGCCGCCATCGAGGCGGGCGAGTACGACGCGGTGTGCTTCGGCACCGACTTCGCGTACACCGTGGCCCACGCGCAGCGCTTCAAGGAGGCGGGCGCCTGGCACGCCATGACCACCGGCATCGCCAAGTCCGGTATCAGGCGAGGGGACATCGTGTTCTTCGACTGGGACGGCTCGTCCTCGATCGGCGCGATCGACCACGTCGGCATCGTCACCGGGGTGTCCGCCGACAAGCGCTACGTGTTCACCGTCGAGGGCAACACCGCGAACGTCTGCGCCCGCCGCGTGCGCACCGTTCAGGAGATCGCCGGGTTCGGCCGGCCCGCGTACAAGCCCGAGCCGAAGAAGCCGACGACCACCAGCCCGGGCACGGGCTCGAAGCGGCCGCAGGTGTCCCTCGCCAAGCTCGTCGCCGCCTTCGAGAAGGACGCGCCCAAGAAGGGCACGCCGGTCTCGTACGCCCCGACCGAGTACGTCGAGGATGCCCTCGTCGCTGAGGGGCTGCTCGCCAAGCGGTACGCCGACGGGCACGCCGGGACCGCCACGCGCAGTGGGTACGCCCTGCTGCAGCAGCGCTACGGGTACCACGGCGACGACGCCAACGGCATTCCCGGCATGGCCTCACTGAAGCGGCTCGGCAAGGCCCACGGGTTCGACGTCGTCGCCTGA
- a CDS encoding nicotinamide mononucleotide transporter family protein, which yields MNSLNTEAFTLFGQHILWSDMIGNLFGLAALGLGWRRSLVTWPVQFVSGLILFAAFYGHLAGSAGKQVVVMAVAVYGFWQWNRGRGKAADGHITPRFATWRERAAMAAAAAVGTVGVALLFTAYPSLSWDPWPDAYIFVGTIVAMYAQAKGMVEFWIAWLLVDVVGVPLNFANGYAFSGFVYVIYGALVLWGMRDWWLRSRKDTRPVLEGTPA from the coding sequence GTGAACTCGCTCAACACCGAGGCGTTCACCCTGTTCGGCCAGCACATCCTCTGGTCGGACATGATCGGCAACCTCTTCGGCCTGGCCGCCCTCGGGCTCGGCTGGCGCCGCTCCCTCGTGACCTGGCCGGTCCAGTTCGTCTCCGGCCTGATCCTCTTCGCCGCCTTCTACGGCCACCTCGCCGGCAGCGCGGGCAAGCAGGTCGTCGTCATGGCCGTCGCCGTCTACGGCTTCTGGCAGTGGAACCGGGGCCGCGGCAAGGCCGCCGACGGCCACATCACCCCCCGCTTCGCCACCTGGCGCGAGCGCGCCGCCATGGCCGCCGCGGCCGCCGTCGGCACCGTCGGCGTCGCCCTGCTCTTCACCGCCTACCCGAGCCTGTCCTGGGACCCCTGGCCCGACGCCTACATCTTCGTCGGCACCATCGTCGCCATGTACGCCCAGGCCAAGGGCATGGTGGAGTTCTGGATCGCCTGGCTGCTCGTCGACGTCGTCGGTGTCCCGCTCAACTTCGCCAACGGCTACGCCTTCTCCGGCTTCGTCTACGTGATCTACGGCGCGCTCGTCCTGTGGGGCATGCGCGACTGGTGGCTGCGCTCCCGCAAGGACACGCGGCCCGTCCTGGAAGGAACGCCCGCATGA
- a CDS encoding ROK family transcriptional regulator: MPASPSTARAINDRLALRLLQQEGPLTAGQLKQLTGLSRPTVSDLVERLTASGLIRVVGESGEQRRGPNARLYGIAADRAHLAALDVRTGGVLVLVSDLVGRVLAEVAVPIDADGGTGPAVEQAVAAVERAARKAGPDAWGALHTVGIGAPGLVDPATGDLRDSSGLPAWHRSLVAALQRRLPEARVTVENETNLAALAEQREGAARDRDTFVLLWLGHGVGAAVVLDGRLRRGASGGTGEIGFLPVPGTGSLPSATDCDGGFHALAGAAAIGALARESGLPVGGPPDGPGAARVVAEAVAALEGDQGQAAAEADSPAARFLAALADRLAIGAAAVTAILDPGCVVLGGEVGQAGGAELAARVAARLARMSPLPTEVRPSVLGGAAVLRGALLTARDRAQDELFAP, from the coding sequence ATGCCCGCATCACCGAGCACCGCACGGGCCATCAACGACCGGCTCGCCCTGCGGCTGTTGCAGCAGGAGGGCCCGCTGACGGCGGGACAGCTCAAGCAACTGACCGGACTGTCCCGGCCGACCGTGAGCGACCTCGTCGAACGCCTCACCGCCTCCGGCCTGATCCGGGTCGTGGGCGAGTCCGGCGAACAGCGCCGCGGTCCCAACGCCCGGCTGTACGGCATCGCCGCCGACCGCGCCCATCTGGCCGCCCTCGACGTACGCACCGGCGGTGTCCTCGTGCTCGTCTCCGACCTCGTCGGGCGGGTGCTCGCCGAGGTGGCCGTGCCCATCGACGCGGACGGCGGCACCGGGCCCGCCGTGGAGCAGGCGGTCGCCGCAGTGGAGCGGGCCGCGCGGAAGGCCGGCCCGGACGCCTGGGGCGCGTTGCACACCGTCGGCATCGGCGCGCCCGGCCTGGTCGACCCCGCCACCGGCGACCTGCGCGACTCCAGCGGGCTGCCCGCCTGGCACCGCAGCCTGGTCGCCGCGCTCCAGCGACGGCTGCCCGAAGCGCGGGTCACCGTCGAGAACGAGACCAACCTGGCGGCCCTGGCCGAGCAGCGCGAGGGCGCCGCCCGAGACCGGGACACCTTCGTCCTCCTCTGGCTCGGCCACGGCGTCGGCGCCGCGGTCGTCCTCGACGGCCGGCTGCGCCGGGGTGCCTCCGGCGGCACGGGCGAGATCGGCTTCCTGCCGGTCCCCGGCACCGGCTCGCTGCCCTCGGCGACCGACTGCGACGGCGGCTTCCACGCCCTGGCGGGCGCGGCGGCGATCGGTGCCCTCGCGCGCGAGTCCGGGCTGCCGGTGGGCGGTCCGCCGGACGGCCCCGGCGCCGCGCGGGTGGTCGCGGAGGCGGTCGCGGCGCTGGAGGGGGATCAGGGGCAGGCGGCGGCCGAGGCCGACTCGCCCGCCGCCCGTTTCCTCGCCGCCCTCGCCGACCGTCTCGCCATCGGCGCCGCCGCCGTCACCGCGATCCTCGACCCCGGCTGCGTGGTGCTCGGGGGTGAGGTCGGGCAGGCCGGGGGAGCGGAGCTGGCCGCGCGGGTGGCCGCCCGGCTGGCGCGGATGTCGCCGTTGCCCACCGAGGTGCGCCCTAGCGTGCTCGGGGGCGCGGCGGTGTTGCGCGGGGCACTGCTGACCGCTCGTGACCGGGCGCAGGACGAGCTGTTCGCGCCCTGA
- a CDS encoding helix-turn-helix domain-containing protein, whose translation MSSRGLWTDVRLRAAWARQDWAAILREYRRAAGLSQRGLEPLVGLPQPHISAIESGRRQVTSADLMARITEGLHVPDELTGITTHTGPTEWDPPGEFRARIAHAHAVGRADLRTADWIGRVLTEHRRAEDEVGGRELWPVVRAQLDSVTALLPHAAGAAADRLLLLAAEHAHWLSWVAWQERRRGPALAWIDLAHGWAVDGGHTDMASWVQRIRSYYSLEHGDPVRALRTAESARFAGPRPLSPAAEAAAVHQAAMAAAACAERDTARRLADEAVELALRVPDASERPGWLYWLDPVRARVQVADAAYACRDWADAASGFREVLPALEGYPRDHAYYRARMEDAERRA comes from the coding sequence ATGAGTAGTCGGGGACTCTGGACGGACGTCCGGTTGCGCGCCGCATGGGCACGCCAGGACTGGGCCGCGATCCTGCGTGAGTACCGGCGCGCAGCAGGCTTATCTCAGCGCGGGCTCGAACCTCTCGTCGGACTACCGCAGCCCCACATTTCCGCTATCGAGTCAGGTCGGCGGCAGGTCACATCAGCCGACCTGATGGCTCGCATTACCGAGGGGCTGCACGTGCCGGACGAACTCACCGGAATTACCACCCACACCGGGCCCACCGAGTGGGACCCGCCGGGAGAGTTCCGCGCCCGGATCGCGCACGCCCATGCTGTGGGCCGGGCCGATCTGCGGACCGCCGATTGGATCGGCCGCGTCCTCACCGAGCACCGCCGCGCCGAGGACGAGGTCGGGGGACGCGAGCTGTGGCCTGTTGTCCGGGCACAGCTCGACTCTGTTACCGCGCTTCTGCCGCATGCGGCCGGCGCGGCCGCCGACCGCCTGCTACTCCTCGCCGCCGAGCACGCGCACTGGCTGTCCTGGGTGGCCTGGCAGGAGAGACGGCGTGGGCCCGCGCTCGCCTGGATCGACCTGGCGCACGGGTGGGCAGTCGACGGCGGGCATACCGATATGGCGTCGTGGGTGCAGCGCATCCGCTCGTACTACAGCCTTGAGCACGGCGACCCCGTGCGGGCTCTGCGCACGGCCGAGAGCGCGCGGTTCGCCGGGCCCCGGCCGCTGTCCCCGGCCGCCGAGGCTGCTGCGGTGCATCAGGCGGCGATGGCGGCGGCGGCCTGCGCTGAGCGGGACACGGCGCGGCGCCTGGCTGACGAGGCGGTAGAGCTGGCGCTGCGTGTCCCGGACGCGAGCGAGCGGCCGGGCTGGCTGTACTGGCTCGACCCCGTCCGGGCCCGCGTGCAGGTGGCCGATGCGGCGTACGCGTGCCGGGATTGGGCCGACGCTGCCTCCGGATTCCGTGAGGTGCTGCCCGCCCTGGAGGGGTACCCCCGCGATCACGCGTACTACCGGGCGCGCATGGAGGACGCCGAGCGGCGGGCCTAG
- a CDS encoding DUF6082 family protein, which yields MRTSTALLLAAGVHVAGLVRREVHERRRQQLSMAGMHQRLCADTAANFAEEYGYSDLSATDKALFIHANRSLSLVGAKYGIGQLSDRTLRLVAASMMKTPSIRLYWERNGAARDAESETRADRRFHTIMENAFTAAHARAD from the coding sequence ATGCGCACCTCAACCGCTCTCCTCCTCGCTGCCGGGGTCCACGTCGCCGGCCTCGTACGGCGCGAGGTCCACGAACGGCGGAGGCAGCAACTCAGCATGGCCGGGATGCACCAGCGTCTCTGCGCCGACACCGCGGCGAACTTCGCTGAGGAGTATGGCTACAGCGACCTGTCGGCCACGGACAAGGCGCTGTTCATCCACGCGAACCGATCGCTGTCCCTGGTCGGGGCGAAGTACGGGATCGGGCAACTCTCCGACCGGACGCTGCGGCTGGTGGCCGCGTCGATGATGAAGACCCCCTCCATCCGGCTCTACTGGGAGCGGAACGGTGCGGCCCGCGACGCGGAAAGCGAGACCCGCGCAGACCGGCGCTTCCACACGATCATGGAGAACGCGTTCACCGCCGCACACGCCCGCGCCGACTGA
- a CDS encoding DUF397 domain-containing protein translates to MQQPNVAELSFKKSSASVTNACVEVALLPNGGRALRDSKHPNGPVHLFDEAEWSAFLAGAKAGEFDN, encoded by the coding sequence ATGCAGCAGCCCAACGTCGCCGAACTCAGCTTCAAGAAGTCGTCGGCCTCCGTGACGAACGCCTGCGTCGAGGTCGCCCTGCTCCCGAACGGCGGGCGGGCCCTCCGCGACAGCAAGCACCCCAACGGCCCGGTCCACCTCTTCGACGAGGCGGAGTGGAGCGCGTTCCTCGCGGGGGCCAAGGCCGGCGAGTTCGACAACTAG
- a CDS encoding riboflavin synthase: protein MFTGIVEELGEVTAVENLGDASRFRLRGPVVTEDARHGDSIAVNGVCLTVVDHEGDEFTADVMAETLNRSSLGALAVGSRVNLERPTAVGARLGGHIVQGHVDGTGEVLARTPSEHWEIVKISLPAALSRYVVEKGSITVDGISLTVVEAGPDFFTVSLIPTTLALTTLGHKQPGDPVNLEVDVIAKYVERLLAAGQGAGA, encoded by the coding sequence GTGTTCACCGGAATCGTGGAAGAGTTGGGCGAGGTCACCGCCGTCGAGAACCTCGGCGACGCCTCCCGTTTCCGGCTCCGTGGCCCCGTCGTCACCGAAGACGCCCGGCACGGAGACTCCATCGCCGTCAACGGCGTCTGTCTCACCGTGGTCGACCACGAGGGCGACGAGTTCACCGCCGACGTGATGGCCGAGACCCTGAACCGCTCCAGCCTCGGCGCGCTCGCCGTCGGCTCCCGCGTCAACCTGGAGCGCCCCACCGCGGTCGGCGCCCGCCTCGGCGGGCACATCGTGCAGGGCCATGTCGACGGCACCGGCGAGGTGCTGGCCCGTACCCCGTCCGAGCACTGGGAGATCGTGAAGATCTCGCTGCCCGCCGCCCTCTCCCGCTACGTCGTGGAGAAGGGCTCCATCACGGTCGACGGCATCAGCCTCACCGTGGTCGAAGCGGGCCCCGACTTCTTCACCGTCAGCCTCATTCCCACCACCCTCGCCCTGACCACGCTCGGCCACAAGCAGCCCGGCGACCCGGTCAACCTCGAGGTCGACGTCATCGCCAAGTACGTCGAGCGGCTGCTCGCGGCCGGACAGGGGGCAGGCGCGTGA
- a CDS encoding SDR family oxidoreductase: protein MTTILVTGGTGTLGRLVAERLRADGHEVRVLSRHSEPYAVDLREGGPALDAALAGAECVVHCASTPAGGDEKAADRLIGAARRAGVAHLVYISIVGVDRVPLRYYRAKLAVERRIEESGLGWTVLRTTQFHDLMATFLGKLTAPPLALLPAGLADQPVEVAEVAERLAGAALAAPAGRLPDMGGPEVRSVDSLARAYLHATGRRRRLLEVPLAGRTYGAFRTGGHLAPEQAVGKGTFEEYLARRFD, encoded by the coding sequence ATGACCACGATCCTGGTGACGGGCGGCACCGGCACGCTCGGACGGCTGGTGGCGGAACGGCTGCGGGCGGACGGCCACGAGGTGCGGGTGCTCAGCCGGCACAGCGAGCCGTACGCGGTCGATCTGCGCGAGGGCGGCCCCGCGCTGGACGCCGCGCTGGCGGGCGCGGAGTGCGTGGTGCACTGCGCGAGCACGCCGGCCGGGGGCGACGAGAAGGCCGCGGACCGGCTGATCGGCGCCGCGCGGCGGGCCGGGGTGGCGCACCTGGTGTACATCTCCATCGTCGGCGTGGACCGGGTACCGCTGCGCTACTACCGCGCCAAGCTCGCGGTGGAGCGGCGGATCGAGGAGTCGGGGCTCGGCTGGACCGTGCTGCGTACGACCCAGTTCCACGACCTCATGGCCACCTTCCTCGGCAAGCTGACCGCGCCCCCGCTGGCCCTGCTCCCGGCCGGGCTGGCGGACCAGCCGGTGGAGGTGGCCGAAGTGGCCGAACGCCTGGCCGGGGCGGCGCTCGCGGCACCCGCGGGCCGCCTGCCCGACATGGGCGGCCCCGAGGTCCGTTCCGTGGACTCGCTGGCCCGCGCCTATCTGCACGCCACCGGCCGGCGCCGCCGCCTGCTGGAGGTCCCGCTGGCCGGGCGGACCTACGGGGCGTTCCGCACCGGCGGGCATCTGGCGCCGGAACAGGCGGTCGGGAAGGGGACGTTCGAGGAGTACCTGGCGCGCCGTTTCGACTGA
- a CDS encoding glycoside hydrolase family 55 protein codes for MARFEFGAGIADYVVAPSDGLWRVVSGATVTFWNSSDGGVQYTDLQDAGGTPMTSVRADEYGFLPRFRGPDGVTGMWADAGGTSRVWVEAYNLTAGTGSGAKAPLDWVNVRDYGARGDGITDDAPAIQAAVSAVSAAGGGTLYLPAGRYLLNAVLNWASGVNLVGAGDRASILQSTNANLDCITGTDISSVTLQGLQLSGPGRGFGSGLRFTRYSAPAAANITLRDMLVQSFGGDAVFCHQLASSTLQRVRVRNCGGVGFHLQAPADTVLGGSSTALVGCSAEGCVVAGYWLVGMASASLTACAAQGSPIGYRLETCTAATLTGCGAEQCTTGLTVYGGKGAAATGFTTKGSDGTSVWLTGSATGVVLVGVAEVSPGSGATTCLRTDAGTIATVLGLTAVKPNTLNGAATRLDPGDGSLVITGKTVVPSGGTAARMGTATLAAGTVTVTTTAITATSVVQLTTQTPGGTVGSPYVNARVAGTSFTIKSTSASDTSTVGWRILDPS; via the coding sequence ATGGCGCGCTTCGAGTTCGGGGCCGGCATCGCCGACTACGTCGTCGCCCCCTCCGACGGGCTGTGGCGCGTGGTCTCGGGCGCGACCGTCACGTTCTGGAACTCCTCCGACGGGGGCGTTCAGTACACCGACCTGCAGGACGCCGGCGGAACGCCGATGACGTCGGTCCGGGCCGATGAGTACGGGTTCCTGCCCAGGTTCCGCGGCCCCGACGGCGTGACGGGTATGTGGGCGGACGCGGGCGGTACCTCCCGCGTGTGGGTCGAGGCGTACAACCTGACTGCGGGGACCGGCAGCGGCGCCAAGGCTCCCCTGGACTGGGTGAACGTGCGGGACTACGGGGCCCGCGGCGACGGCATCACGGACGACGCCCCCGCCATTCAGGCCGCAGTGAGCGCGGTGAGCGCAGCGGGCGGCGGCACGCTGTACCTACCGGCCGGCCGCTACTTGCTCAACGCCGTGCTCAACTGGGCAAGCGGCGTCAACCTGGTCGGCGCCGGCGACCGGGCGTCGATCCTGCAGTCGACGAACGCGAACCTCGACTGCATCACCGGTACGGACATCAGCAGCGTCACCCTGCAGGGCCTGCAACTGTCCGGGCCCGGCCGGGGGTTCGGCAGCGGGCTGCGCTTCACCCGGTACTCGGCACCGGCGGCCGCGAACATCACCCTGCGGGACATGCTGGTGCAGTCCTTCGGTGGCGACGCGGTGTTCTGTCACCAACTGGCGTCGAGCACGCTGCAGCGGGTGCGCGTGCGCAACTGCGGCGGCGTCGGGTTCCACCTCCAGGCGCCCGCCGACACCGTCCTCGGCGGCTCGTCGACCGCCCTGGTCGGCTGCTCGGCCGAAGGGTGCGTCGTCGCCGGGTACTGGCTGGTCGGCATGGCCTCGGCCAGCCTCACCGCCTGCGCCGCGCAGGGCAGCCCGATCGGCTACCGGCTCGAAACCTGCACGGCCGCCACGCTCACCGGCTGCGGCGCCGAGCAGTGCACCACGGGACTCACGGTGTACGGCGGCAAGGGCGCGGCCGCAACCGGGTTCACGACGAAGGGTTCCGACGGCACGTCCGTGTGGCTGACGGGCAGTGCGACCGGCGTGGTCCTGGTCGGCGTCGCCGAGGTGTCGCCGGGGTCCGGCGCGACGACGTGCCTGCGCACCGACGCCGGCACCATCGCCACCGTGCTCGGCCTCACCGCGGTGAAGCCGAACACGCTGAACGGGGCCGCCACCCGGCTCGACCCCGGCGACGGCTCGCTCGTCATCACCGGCAAGACCGTCGTGCCCAGCGGCGGGACCGCCGCCCGCATGGGCACCGCCACCCTCGCGGCGGGCACGGTCACCGTGACCACGACGGCGATCACCGCGACGAGCGTCGTGCAGCTCACGACACAGACGCCCGGCGGCACGGTCGGCTCGCCCTACGTCAACGCCCGTGTGGCCGGTACCTCGTTCACGATCAAGAGCACCTCGGCCAGCGATACCAGCACGGTCGGTTGGCGCATCCTCGACCCGAGCTGA
- a CDS encoding helix-turn-helix domain-containing protein — translation MSRPTPPDDRVIARRRQVGEQIRRTRRRLGLTQLDVCGLTGLDVATFSRIEMGHSSPKIDTLIRIADRLGVDLAELVRLPDCE, via the coding sequence GTGTCACGCCCCACCCCACCCGACGACCGGGTCATCGCCCGCCGCCGCCAGGTCGGGGAGCAGATCCGCCGTACCCGCCGGCGCCTGGGCCTCACACAGCTCGACGTCTGCGGCCTCACGGGGCTCGACGTGGCGACGTTCAGCAGGATCGAGATGGGACACAGCTCGCCCAAGATCGACACGCTGATTCGGATTGCCGACCGGCTCGGCGTCGACCTCGCCGAGCTTGTCCGGCTCCCCGACTGCGAGTAG